A genomic stretch from Pomacea canaliculata isolate SZHN2017 linkage group LG2, ASM307304v1, whole genome shotgun sequence includes:
- the LOC112557589 gene encoding bile salt-activated lipase-like isoform X1: MLLYLLVVSVISVTLTRSQNTSTTSTPPVVQTQLGAISGRMLTAKNGRQYEAFRGIPYARPPVGDLRFSKPQPHPAFDQGRFDAGQFGNICWQSASILLQFTESTMSEDCLFLNVFRSSGTSQRNLLPVFVFIHGGAFVWGSSDIYSMGGLVTKGNIIVVTLNYRLGALGFLSTGDPTLPGNYGLWDQHLAIQWVKNNIQAFNGDPDKITIGGESAGSACVAYQTLTPLSRGLFARAILQSGAATSSWALQRKPLDQAQKLALNLTCPSPRSTTSTGDAAIIADFLSCVRRASPQQILLASSQQTTLARALIDYGFIPTVDGEFVRKNPADMLNDNEYLQQIGFYDRDYLSGVVNNEGGTLSTLVLQLTSNDSVILKPEFYDLDLVPLVIEQKFGNTSAVVEEVVRFFYTYPRYSDIALLDKKQVLDTAGDAGFYVPLIEFARAVARGRSSSRRNLVYLFEHYPTYFSDGYLGTPHSYEMMYEFDIDWFLVNASLWTVDDERLREVFMSVIVDFVKSGNPQILLPSSLQDGWTDFNQIDESYLSIKVNSSSIQHHIRPRETSLWLDLLPTFLDPAFDQTNHSTSHVPTLSELIG; the protein is encoded by the exons ATGCTACTTTACCTCCTTGTTGTTAGTGTCATCAGCGTCACACTTACACGTTCCCAGAACACATCGACGACATCTACGCCTCCGGTTGTCCAGACTCAGCTGGGAGCAATCAGCGGAAGGATGCTGACCGCCAAGAACGGGAGACAATACGAAGCTTTCCGAGGCATTCCGTACGCCAGGCCACCTGTAGGAGACCTGCGCTTCTCTAAGCCCCAGCCTCATCCTGCTTTTGATCAGGGACGATTTGATGCTGGACAATTTGGAAACATTTGCTGGCAGAGTGCTTCAATATTGTTACAGTTTACTGAGTCGACGATGAGCGAGGACTGTCTCTTTCTCAATGTCTTTAGGTCGTCTGGTACTTCACAACG GAATCTGCTTCcagtatttgttttcattcatggAGGAGCCTTCGTATGGGGCAGTTCTGACATATACAGTATGGGAGGGCTTGTAACTAAGGGCAACATCATCGTCGTGACTTTGAACTACCGCCTTGGTGCCCTCGGCTTCCTCAGCACGGGCGACCCGACACTACCTGGTAACTACGGCCTGTGGGACCAGCATCTGGCCATCCAGTGGGTCAAGAACAACATCCAAGCTTTTAACGGTGACCCTGACAAGATCACCATCGGAGGCGAGTCTGCGGGGTCAGCCTGCGTTGCGTACCAGACCTTAACGCCTTTGTCACGAGGGCTGTTCGCCAGAGCCATCCTGCAGAGCGGCGCCGCCACGTCATCATGGGCGCTCCAGAGAAAGCCGCTGGACCAGGCACAGAAGCTGGCACTCAACCTCACCTGTCCGTCTCCACGCTCCACCACGAGCACCGGGGATGCAGCAATCATCGCAGATTTTCTGTCCTGTGTGAGGAGGGCGTCCCCTCAACAAATTCTTTTAGCCTCATCGCAGCAGACAACCTTAGCCAGGGCACTTATAGACTATGGGTTTATACCAACAGTAGATGGTGAATTTGTGAGGAAAAACCCTGCAGACATGTTGAACGACAATGAATATCTACAACAg ATCGGGTTCTACGACAGAGACTACCTCAGTGGTGTCGTCAACAACGAAGGAGGTACCCTCTCTACTCTGGTGCTGCAGTTAACG TCCAACGACTCAGTGATCCTGAAACCAGAATTCTATGACCTTGACCTCGTGCCCCTTGTGATAGAACAGAAGTTTGGAAATACCTCAGCAGTTGTGGAAGAAGTGGTCAGGTTTTTCTATACTTACCCGAGATATTCAG ACATTGCGCTGCTGGACAAGAAACAAGTGCTGGACACTGCAGGAGATGCTGGTTTCTACGTGCCACTCATAGAATTCGCACGCGCTGTTGCCAGGGGTCGAAGTTCATCACGAAGAAACCTGGTGTACCTTTTTGAGCACTACCCCACATATTTCTCAGATGGATACCTGGGTACACCACACAGCTATGAGATGATGTATGAGTTTGACATTGATTGGTTTTTAGTCAACGCCAGTCTGTGGACTGTTGATGATGAACGCCTTCGTGAAGTCTTCATGTCGGTGATCGTGGATTTTGTGAAATCAGG AAATCCCCAGATCTTACTTCCATCATCTTTACAAGATGGGTGGACAGATTTCAACCAAATCGACGAGAGTTATCTGTCTATTAAAGTAAACTCCTCATCAATACAGCATCATATCCGCCCACGCGAGACCTCGCTGTGGCTTGACCTACTTCCAACTTTCCTGGACCCAGCGTTTGACCAGACAAACCACTCGACATCCCACGTGCCGACTTTGTCCGAGTTGATAGGCTGA
- the LOC112557589 gene encoding bile salt-activated lipase-like isoform X3, with amino-acid sequence MLLYLLVVSVISVTLTRSQNTSTTSTPPVVQTQLGAISGRMLTAKNGRQYEAFRGIPYARPPVGDLRFSKPQPHPAFDQGRFDAGQFGNICWQSASILLQFTESTMSEDCLFLNVFRSSGTSQRNLLPVFVFIHGGAFVWGSSDIYSMGGLVTKGNIIVVTLNYRLGALGFLSTGDPTLPGNYGLWDQHLAIQWVKNNIQAFNGDPDKITIGGESAGSACVAYQTLTPLSRGLFARAILQSGAATSSWALQRKPLDQAQKLALNLTCPSPRSTTSTGDAAIIADFLSCVRRASPQQILLASSQQTTLARALIDYGFIPTVDGEFVRKNPADMLNDNEYLQQIGFYDRDYLSGVVNNEGGTLSTLVLQLTSNDSVILKPEFYDLDLVPLVIEQKFGNTSAVVEEVVRFFYTYPRYSDIALLDKKQVLDTAGDAGFYVPLIEFARAVARGRSSSRRNLVYLFEHYPTYFSDGYLGTPHSYEMMYEFDIDWFLVNASLWTVDDERLREVFMSVIVDFVKSGNPQILHLSSLQDGWTDFNLIDETYLSIKANSSSIQHHFRPRETSLWLDLLPTLLDPAFDQKNHSTSHVPTLSELIG; translated from the exons ATGCTACTTTACCTCCTTGTTGTTAGTGTCATCAGCGTCACACTTACACGTTCCCAGAACACATCGACGACATCTACGCCTCCGGTTGTCCAGACTCAGCTGGGAGCAATCAGCGGAAGGATGCTGACCGCCAAGAACGGGAGACAATACGAAGCTTTCCGAGGCATTCCGTACGCCAGGCCACCTGTAGGAGACCTGCGCTTCTCTAAGCCCCAGCCTCATCCTGCTTTTGATCAGGGACGATTTGATGCTGGACAATTTGGAAACATTTGCTGGCAGAGTGCTTCAATATTGTTACAGTTTACTGAGTCGACGATGAGCGAGGACTGTCTCTTTCTCAATGTCTTTAGGTCGTCTGGTACTTCACAACG GAATCTGCTTCcagtatttgttttcattcatggAGGAGCCTTCGTATGGGGCAGTTCTGACATATACAGTATGGGAGGGCTTGTAACTAAGGGCAACATCATCGTCGTGACTTTGAACTACCGCCTTGGTGCCCTCGGCTTCCTCAGCACGGGCGACCCGACACTACCTGGTAACTACGGCCTGTGGGACCAGCATCTGGCCATCCAGTGGGTCAAGAACAACATCCAAGCTTTTAACGGTGACCCTGACAAGATCACCATCGGAGGCGAGTCTGCGGGGTCAGCCTGCGTTGCGTACCAGACCTTAACGCCTTTGTCACGAGGGCTGTTCGCCAGAGCCATCCTGCAGAGCGGCGCCGCCACGTCATCATGGGCGCTCCAGAGAAAGCCGCTGGACCAGGCACAGAAGCTGGCACTCAACCTCACCTGTCCGTCTCCACGCTCCACCACGAGCACCGGGGATGCAGCAATCATCGCAGATTTTCTGTCCTGTGTGAGGAGGGCGTCCCCTCAACAAATTCTTTTAGCCTCATCGCAGCAGACAACCTTAGCCAGGGCACTTATAGACTATGGGTTTATACCAACAGTAGATGGTGAATTTGTGAGGAAAAACCCTGCAGACATGTTGAACGACAATGAATATCTACAACAg ATCGGGTTCTACGACAGAGACTACCTCAGTGGTGTCGTCAACAACGAAGGAGGTACCCTCTCTACTCTGGTGCTGCAGTTAACG TCCAACGACTCAGTGATCCTGAAACCAGAATTCTATGACCTTGACCTCGTGCCCCTTGTGATAGAACAGAAGTTTGGAAATACCTCAGCAGTTGTGGAAGAAGTGGTCAGGTTTTTCTATACTTACCCGAGATATTCAG ACATTGCGCTGCTGGACAAGAAACAAGTGCTGGACACTGCAGGAGATGCTGGTTTCTACGTGCCACTCATAGAATTCGCACGCGCTGTTGCCAGGGGTCGAAGTTCATCACGAAGAAACCTGGTGTACCTTTTTGAGCACTACCCCACATATTTCTCAGATGGATACCTGGGTACACCACACAGCTATGAGATGATGTATGAGTTTGACATTGATTGGTTTTTAGTCAACGCCAGTCTGTGGACTGTTGATGATGAACGCCTTCGTGAAGTCTTCATGTCGGTGATCGTGGATTTTGTGAAATCAGG AAATCCCCAGATCTTACATCTATCATCTTTACAAGATGGGTGGACAGATTTCAACCTCATCGACGAGACTTATCTGTCCATCAAAGCCAACTCATCATCAATACAGCATCATTTCCGCCCACGCGAGACCTCGCTCTGGCTTGACCTACTTCCAACTCTCCTGGACCCAGCTTTTGACCAGAAAAACCACTCGACATCCCACGTGCCGACTTTGTCCGAGTTGATAGGCTGA
- the LOC112557590 gene encoding uncharacterized protein LOC112557590 — MEETIVVAVSVIQPNDSVILKEEFYDLDLVPLLIEQKFGNTSAVVEEVVRFFYTYPRYSGSRTLDKRQVLDTAGDPGFYVPLTEFARAVARGRSSARRNLVYLFEHYPTYFSDGYLGTPHGYDLMYEFDIDWFVLNTSLWTADDDHLREVFMSVILDFVKSGNPQVLLSSSLQDGWTDFNLIDESYLSIKANSSSIQHHIRPHETSLWLDLLPTLLDPAFDQTNHSTSHLPTLSELIG; from the exons ATGGAAGAAAccattgttgttgctgtttctgtgatACAGCCCAACGACTCAGTGATACTGAAAGAAGAATTCTATGACCTTGACCTCGTGCCCCTTCTGATAGAACAGAAGTTTGGAAATACCTCAGCAGTTGTGGAAGAAGTGGTCAGGTTTTTCTATACTTACCCGAGATATTCAG GCAGCCGGACGCTGGACAAGAGACAAGTACTTGACACTGCAGGAGATCCTGGTTTCTACGTGCCACTCACAGAATTCGCACGCGCTGTTGCCAGAGGTCGAAGTTCAGCGCGAAGAAACCTAGTGTACCTTTTTGAGCACTACCCCACTTATTTCTCAGATGGATACCTGGGTACACCACACGGGTATGACCTGATGTACGAGTTTGACATTGATTGGTTTGTACTCAACACTAGTCTCTGGACTGCTGATGATGACCACCTTCGTGAAGTCTTCATGTCGGTGATCCTGGATTTTGTGAAATCAGG AAATCCCCAGGTCTTACTTTCATCATCCTTACAAGATGGGTGGACGGACTTCAACCTCATCGACGAGAGTTATCTGTCCATTAAAGCCAACTCCTCATCAATACAGCATCATATCCGCCCACACGAGACCTCGCTGTGGCTCGACCTACTTCCAACTCTCCTGGACCCAGCGTTTGACCAGACAAACCACTCGACATCCCATCTGCCGACTTTGTCCGAGTTGATAGGCTGA
- the LOC112557589 gene encoding bile salt-activated lipase-like isoform X4: MLLYLLVVSVLSITLTHSQNTSTTSPPPVVQTQLGAISGRMLTAKNGRQYEAFRGIPYARPPVGDLRFSKPQPQPAFDQGHFDAGQFGNFCWQPASMLFMYTQSIMSEDCLFLNVFRSSGTSQRNLLPVFVFIHGGAFAYGSSDIYSMGGLVTKGNIIVVTLNYRLGALGFLSTGDPTLPGNYGLWDQHLAIQWVRDNIQAFNGDPDKITIGGESAGSAGVAYQTLTPLSRGLFARAILQSGTATSSWALQRKPLDHAQKLALNLTCPSPRSTTSTGDAAINADFLSCVRRASPQQLLLASSHQTTLARALVDFVFGPTLDGEFVRKTPADMMNDNQYLQQIGFYDRDYLSGCTNNEGGTLPNMVLQLTSNDSVILKPGFYDLDLVPLLIQQKFGNTSAVVEEVVRFFYTYPRYSDIALLDKKQVLDTAGDAGFYVPHTEFARAVARGQSSSRRNLVFIFEHYPTYFSDGYLGTPHGYEMMYEFDIDWFLVNASLWTADDERLREVFMSVILDFVKSGNPQILHLSSLQDGWTDFNLIDETYLSIKANSSSIQHHFRPRETSLWLDLLPTLLDPAFDQKNHSTSHVPTLSELIG; this comes from the exons ATGCTACTTTACCTCCTTGTTGTTAGTGTGCTCAGCATCACGCTCACACATTCCCAGAACACATCGACAACATCTCCGCCTCCGGTTGTCCAGACTCAGCTGGGAGCAATCAGCGGAAGGATGCTGACTGCCAAGAACGGGAGACAATACGAAGCTTTCCGAGGCATTCCGTACGCCAGGCCACCTGTAGGAGACCTGCGCTTCTCTAAGCCCCAGCCTCAGCCTGCTTTTGACCAGGGACACTTTGATGCTGGACAATTTGGAAACTTTTGTTGGCAGCCTGCTTCAATGTTGTTTATGTACACTCAGTCGATAATGAGCGAGGACTGTCTCTTTCTCAATGTCTTTAGGTCGTCTGGTACTTCACAACG GAACTTGCTTCcagtatttgttttcattcatggCGGAGCCTTCGCATATGGAAGTTCTGACATATACAGTATGGGAGGGCTTGTAACCAAGGGCAACATCATCGTCGTGACCTTGAACTATCGCCTTGGTGCCCTCGGCTTCCTCAGCACGGGCGACCCGACGCTTCCTGGTAACTACGGCCTGTGGGACCAGCATCTGGCCATCCAGTGGGTCAGGGACAACATCCAAGCTTTCAACGGTGACCCTGACAAAATCACCATCGGAGGCGAGTCTGCGGGGTCAGCCGGCGTTGCGTACCAGACCTTAACGCCTTTGTCACGAGGGCTGTTCGCCAGAGCCATCCTGCAGAGCGGCACCGCCACGTCATCATGGGCGCTCCAGAGAAAGCCGCTGGACCATGCACAGAAGCTGGCACTCAACCTCACCTGTCCGTCTCCACGCTCCACCACAAGCACCGGGGATGCAGCAATCAACGCAGATTTTCTGTCCTGTGTGAGGAGGGCGTCCCCTCAACAACTTCTTTTAGCCTCATCCCACCAGACAACCTTAGCCAGGGCACTTGTGGACTTTGTGTTTGGACCAACATTAGATGGTGAATTTGTAAGGAAAACCCCTGCAGACATGATGAACGACAATCAATATCTACAACAg ATCGGGTTCTATGACAGAGACTACCTCAGTGGTTGCACCAACAACGAAGGAGGTACCCTCCCTAACATGGTGCTGCAGTTAACG TCCAACGACTCAGTGATCCTGAAACCAGGATTCTATGACCTTGACCTCGTGCCCCTTCTGATACAACAGAAGTTTGGAAATACCTCCGCAGTTGTGGAAGAAGTGGTCAGGTTTTTCTATACTTACCCGAGATATTCAG ACATTGCGCTGCTGGACAAGAAACAAGTGCTGGACACTGCAGGAGATGCTGGTTTCTACGTGCCACACACAGAATTCGCACGCGCTGTGGCCAGGGGTCAAAGTTCATCACGAAGAAACCTGGTGTTCATTTTTGAGCACTACCCCACATATTTCTCAGATGGATACCTGGGTACACCACACGGGTATGAGATGATGTATGAGTTTGACATTGATTGGTTTTTAGTCAACGCCAGTCTCTGGACTGCTGATGATGAACGCCTTCGTGAAGTCTTCATGTCTGTGATCCTGGATTTTGTGAAGTCAGG AAATCCCCAGATCTTACATCTATCATCTTTACAAGATGGGTGGACAGATTTCAACCTCATCGACGAGACTTATCTGTCCATCAAAGCCAACTCATCATCAATACAGCATCATTTCCGCCCACGCGAGACCTCGCTCTGGCTTGACCTACTTCCAACTCTCCTGGACCCAGCTTTTGACCAGAAAAACCACTCGACATCCCACGTGCCGACTTTGTCCGAGTTGATAGGCTGA